A part of Pelomicrobium methylotrophicum genomic DNA contains:
- a CDS encoding ExbD/TolR family protein: MNFQRGRQKDEPRIDFVPLIDVLLVILIFLMVTTTYSRFSELQINLPEAGAVTPAERPNEITVAVDPAGQYVVNNQPVNFTGVEALSQSLRRAAPAGAEPVVVIAADARASHQSVVNVMEAARIAGFNRITFTTRTRER, translated from the coding sequence ATGAACTTCCAGCGCGGACGACAGAAAGATGAGCCCCGGATCGATTTCGTTCCGCTCATCGACGTGCTGCTGGTGATCCTGATTTTCCTCATGGTCACCACCACCTACAGCCGTTTCTCGGAACTGCAGATCAATTTGCCGGAAGCAGGCGCGGTCACCCCCGCCGAGCGGCCCAACGAAATCACGGTCGCCGTCGATCCCGCGGGACAATACGTGGTCAACAACCAACCGGTCAACTTTACCGGCGTCGAGGCGCTGTCCCAGAGCCTGCGGCGGGCCGCGCCCGCCGGCGCCGAGCCGGTGGTCGTGATCGCGGCCGATGCCCGGGCATCGCACCAGTCCGTTGTGAACGTCATGGAGGCCGCGCGCATCGCCGGCTTCAACCGGATCACGTTCACGACCCGGACGCGGGAGCGGTGA
- a CDS encoding MotA/TolQ/ExbB proton channel family protein: MFALIEAAGWPIWFLIVASIVAVAIIGERLWSLRQSQVVPKDLLPKVVQEYRKNGVTEELIARLNQGPVLGRVFAAGLKNIRSSREVIKDSIEEAGRAATQELDRFLTTLGSIAAVAPLLGLFGTVVGMIEIFGSQTPTGSNPIQLGHGISIALYNTAFGILVAVPSILFYRYFRAKVDAMVVEMELQAIKLVEVLLGERKA, encoded by the coding sequence TTGTTCGCCCTGATCGAAGCGGCCGGCTGGCCGATCTGGTTTCTCATCGTCGCCTCGATTGTGGCTGTGGCCATTATCGGCGAACGGCTGTGGTCTTTGCGGCAGAGCCAAGTGGTGCCGAAGGATCTCCTTCCCAAGGTGGTGCAGGAATACCGGAAAAACGGCGTCACCGAGGAGCTGATTGCGCGTCTTAACCAAGGCCCGGTGCTGGGACGCGTGTTCGCCGCCGGCCTCAAGAACATCAGAAGCTCGCGCGAAGTCATCAAGGACTCCATCGAGGAAGCCGGCCGCGCCGCCACCCAGGAGCTGGACCGTTTTCTCACCACCCTCGGAAGCATCGCCGCGGTCGCGCCGCTCCTCGGCCTGTTCGGGACAGTCGTGGGGATGATCGAGATCTTCGGTTCCCAGACCCCCACGGGCAGCAACCCGATCCAGCTCGGTCACGGCATCTCGATCGCCCTCTACAACACCGCCTTCGGCATCCTGGTGGCGGTGCCCAGCATTCTCTTCTATCGCTACTTCCGCGCCAAGGTGGACGCGATGGTGGTGGAAATGGAGCTCCAGGCGATCAAGCTGGTGGAGGTCCTGCTCGGCGAGCGAAAGGCCTAG
- the xseA gene encoding exodeoxyribonuclease VII large subunit, which translates to MDLTRLYADPSLVLTVSELNRATRALLEQTYPLLWVRGEISNLKRYESGHWYFALKDRDAQVRCVMFRHRNQYLDWQPEDGALVEVRALVTLFEARGEFQLNVETMRRAGLGALYEAFERLKRQLEREGLLDPARKRSIPVFPRQVGIVTSPQAAALRDVLATLRRRLPSLPVIIYPTPVQGEGAAQQIAAALRLAGERAECDVLILCRGGGSMEDLWAFNEEVVARAIAACPIPVVAGVGHETDFTIADFVADRRAPTPTAAAELVSPSRIDLLARVETLARRLRRGAARRIEMRMQQLDYLARRLTHPGERLQAQSVRLAELSRRLHGAHRRALEGKARWVEQLGMRLQRARPDIGALLKAQQMWRGRLARAVTQVLSRTERELDRLAAHLAHLNPQHVLERGYSIVRKQDGVIVRKADQLAVGEPLWLTFASGWARSRVEDKGDPR; encoded by the coding sequence GTGGATCTCACCCGCCTCTACGCCGATCCGTCGCTGGTGCTCACGGTTTCCGAACTCAACCGCGCAACCCGCGCCCTTCTCGAACAAACGTACCCGCTGCTGTGGGTCCGCGGCGAGATCTCCAACCTCAAACGCTACGAGTCAGGCCATTGGTACTTCGCCCTGAAGGACCGGGACGCGCAGGTGCGCTGCGTGATGTTCCGGCACCGCAACCAGTACCTGGACTGGCAGCCGGAGGATGGCGCCCTGGTGGAGGTGCGGGCCCTCGTGACCTTGTTCGAGGCCCGCGGCGAGTTCCAGCTCAACGTGGAAACCATGCGTCGCGCCGGCTTGGGCGCGCTGTACGAGGCGTTCGAGCGCCTGAAACGCCAGCTGGAGCGGGAAGGTTTGCTCGATCCGGCGCGCAAGCGTTCCATTCCCGTGTTTCCGCGCCAAGTGGGCATCGTCACGTCGCCTCAGGCGGCGGCGCTGCGCGACGTGCTCGCCACCCTCAGGCGACGCCTGCCGTCGCTGCCAGTGATCATCTATCCAACGCCGGTGCAGGGGGAGGGCGCCGCCCAGCAGATCGCTGCGGCTCTTCGCCTCGCGGGCGAGCGGGCGGAGTGCGACGTCCTCATCCTGTGCCGGGGCGGCGGCAGCATGGAAGACCTGTGGGCATTCAACGAGGAGGTGGTCGCCCGGGCGATCGCTGCCTGTCCCATTCCGGTGGTGGCGGGCGTGGGCCACGAGACCGATTTCACCATCGCTGATTTCGTCGCCGACCGGCGCGCGCCCACTCCCACGGCGGCCGCGGAGCTCGTGAGCCCCAGCCGTATCGATCTTCTGGCTCGCGTCGAAACCCTGGCGCGGCGCCTGCGCCGCGGTGCGGCGCGCCGGATTGAGATGCGCATGCAACAGCTCGACTATCTGGCCCGGCGGCTCACGCACCCTGGCGAGCGCCTGCAAGCCCAGTCGGTGCGCCTGGCGGAGCTGTCGCGGCGGCTGCATGGCGCTCACCGTCGAGCCCTGGAGGGAAAAGCGCGATGGGTGGAACAGCTCGGGATGCGCCTGCAGCGGGCGCGCCCCGACATCGGAGCGCTCCTGAAGGCGCAGCAGATGTGGCGGGGACGCCTCGCGCGGGCGGTGACGCAAGTGCTGTCGCGCACCGAACGGGAGCTTGATCGGCTTGCGGCGCACCTCGCCCATTTGAATCCCCAGCACGTGCTCGAACGCGGCTACAGCATCGTACGCAAGCAGGACGGGGTCATCGTGCGCAAGGCAGACCAACTCGCGGTAGGCGAGCCCCTGTGGCTCACTTTCGCCTCCGGCTGGGCGCGATCGCGGGTCGAAGACAAGGGCGACCCTCGGTAA